One region of Oryza sativa Japonica Group chromosome 10, ASM3414082v1 genomic DNA includes:
- the LOC4349401 gene encoding uncharacterized protein, with the protein MDSKAAGSSEIERAWHLLTVVIRLGRPAAASDVARFATADDVERLCRIPGSPLRLSGGVVAASETAFVAFLRYVGLDVPPPRVSPRAPDDVMRWLRRRVPVTYERKRKASDAGRFVARKRLLAAPDADLPEHELRQSQQLIVQSCAPVATGEVHQEATQELQDRLPSLNIFTAQRSFEVSIGSNVFSDIEISMPSLPSKIDQFIGGNDGSVLVSMASALVPKEVTDMSGCINIFHATVDRESTRIGEPEGSASLCCSRVEDREELEKESTLLTMAVGLAVGKKNGIEQDLNLRPSSPRNCSTKATDDMETFDVISKEAEALQYCSPNAQYPQKILTCGQDSDALVVNAHVAIHENKIEDITFQPPEGTKTEAIVHEMVHETMGSLCQPSSNTKVEHAVLPLQAPTYGCISNENLNIAAENRASTHQNHVEPSTQNEVAVRLSKKEQDRKIMKQRDKGKKKEALPKEDKDQVAAKVQKGHTEPKPLPNFKNFEIEEEEGSGGYGTVYRARRKSDGRLFAIKCPHANAHSHHVYNEQKMLERFGGKNFVIKYECSLRSGDLECFVLEHVEHDRPENLRKEIGLFDLRWYGFCLFKALASLHKQGIVHRDVKPGNFLFSRKLAKGYLIDFNLANDLHQKFFRNSKSETISRGKDTISQPALKSTPVVQAKEPVADSKQLLGSKRKRSNRSPVGSAPKNDNKSRHGIQAADVSGVTSAKDPTSTKTSLDRLKQPMPYKGRKELMNFLHDAMQSPDKNTSTAPVSQRKRVAAPLGNVDQKLFILTPMPLCSGGSAIAGSGMLNSKGNGKHRREGPCVGTKGFRAPEVLFRSFHQGCKVDVWSAGVTLLYFIIGKSPFGGDPEQNIKEIAKLRGSEELWEVAKLHNCESSYPSDLFDAKSLRSVDLREWCAANTRRPEFFKSIPDSLFDLVDKCLSVNPRCRITSEDALMHDFFAPCHDLIRQHRLARRPAPSNNLPCLPQDKSVKANESKRSSSTVPTTVNSVS; encoded by the exons ATGGACTCCAAGGCTGCCGGCTCGTCGGAGATCGAGCGGGCGTGGCACCTCCTCACCGTGGTCATCCGCCTcggccggcccgccgccgcctccgacgtCGCGCGCTTCGCGACCGCCGACGACGTCGAGCGGCTGTGCCGCATCCCCGGGTCGCCGCTTCGGCTCTCCGGGGGCGTCGTGGCGGCTTCCGAGACGGCCTTCGTGGCGTTCCTGAGGTACGTGGGGTTGGATGTTCCGCCGCCGAGGGTGAGCCCGAGGGCGCCCGATGATGTGATGAGGTGGTTGCGGAGGCGGGTGCCCGTTACGTACGAGCGCAAGCGGAAGGCGTCAGATGCGGGGCGCTTCGTCGCGAGGAAGCGTCTCCTGGCGGCTCCCGATGCAG ATTTGCCGGAACACGAGCTGCGGCAGTCGCAGCAACTGATCGTGCAAAGCTGTGCTCCAGTTGCTACTGGAGAG GTACATCAGGAGGCTACCCAAGAATTGCAAGACAGGCTTCCTAGTCTCAACATATTTACTGCTCAGCGTTCCTTTGAAGTTTCAATTGGCTCTAATGTATTTTCAGACATTGAAATTAGCATGCCTTCTCTTCCGTCCAAGATTGACCAGTTTATAGGAGGCAATGATGGCAGTGTTCTTGTGAGCATGGCTTCTGCACTAGTGCCAAAGGAGGTGACAGACATGTCTGGCTGTATCAATATCTTCCATGCTACAGTTGACAGAGAGAGTACTAGGATTGGTGAACCTGAAGGATCAGCTTCACTTTGTTGTTCTAGAGTAGAGGACCGTGAGGAACTAGAAAAGGAGTCCACCCTCCTTACTATGGCAGTTGGCTTAGCTGTGGGAAAGAAAAATGGGATTGAGCAGGATCTGAATCTTAGACCTAGCAGTCCTAGAAATTGTAGCACAAAGGCAACAGATGATATggaaacgttcgatgtgatttCGAAAGAAGCTGAAGCTCTACAATATTGCAGCCCAAATGCTCAATACCCACAGAAGATCCTAACTTGTGGTCAGGACAGTGATGCTCTAGTAGTTAATGCTCATGTGGCAATTCATGAGAATAAGATAGAAGACATTACATTCCAGCCTCCTGAAGGCACCAAAACAGAAGCTATTGTACATGAAATGGTCCATGAAACTATGGGAAGTTTGTGTCAACCTTCTTCAAACACAAAGGTTGAACATGCAGTGTTGCCACTACAAGCCCCAACTTATGGTTGCATTAGCAATGAGAACTTGAACATTGCTGCTGAAAACAGAGCAAGCACACATCAAAATCATGTGGAGCCATCAACACAGAACGAAGTGGCTGTCAGATTATCTAAGAAAGAGCAAGATAGAAAGATTATGAAGCAAAGGGATAAGGGCAAGAAAAAAGAAGCACTGCCCAAAGAAGATAAGGATCAAGTTGCAGCAAAGGTTCAAAAG GGTCATACAGAACCAAAACCACTGCCTAACttcaaaaattttgaaattgaaGAAGAGGAAGGTTCAG GGGGTTACGGGACTGTTTATAGGGCTCGAAGAAAATCAGATGGAAGACTGTTTGCCATAAAAT GTCCTCATGCAAATGCTCATTCACATCATGTTTACAATGAACAGAAGATGTTGGAACGCTTTGG AGGCAAGAATTTCGTGATTAAATATGAGTGCTCTCTTAGGAGTGGTGATCTAGAATGCTTTGTTCTAGAACATGTTGAGCACGATAGACCAGAG AATCTGAGAAAAGAAATAGGTTTGTTTGATTTAAGGTGGTATGGGTTTTGTCTGTTCAAAGCTCTGGCAAGCTTACATAAGCAG GGGATAGTGCATAGAGATGTCAAACCTGGAAATTTCCTGTTCTCCCGTAAACTGGCAAAGGGGTATCTTATTGACTTCAACTTGGCAAAT GACCTTCACCAGAAGTTCTTTCGAAACA GTAAATCTGAGACAATCTCACGTGGGAAGGATACCATATCTCAGCCTGCACTGAAGTCTACCCCAGTGGTTCAGGCCAAAGAACCAGTTGCCGATTCAAAGCAGCTCCTTGGATCCAAGAGGAAAAGATCCAACAGAAGCCCAGTGGGTAGTGCACCTAAGAATGATAATAAAAGTAGGCATGGTATCCAAGCTGCTGATGTGTCTGGTGTAACCTCTGCCAAGGATCCTACAAGCACGAAAACATCATTAGACAGGTTGAAGCAGCCAATGCCCTACAAAGGGCGGAAGGAATTAATGAACTTCTTGCATGATGCAATGCAAAGTCCTGACAAAAATACTTCGACAGCACCTGTTTCCCAAAGGAAGAGGGTTGCTGCTCCTCTCGGAAATGTGGATCAGAAGCTCTTTATACTCACCCCGATGCCCCTGTGTTCGGGTGGTAGTGCTATTGCTGGTTCTGGCATGCTTAACAGCAAAG GAAATGGAAAACATCGAAGAGAAGGTCCATGTGTTGGAACTAAAGGATTTCGAGCTCCAGAG GTTCTTTTTAGGTCTTTCCATCAAGGTTGTAAGGTTGATGTCTGGTCAGCAGGGGTGACACTCCTGTACTTCATAATTGGCAAATCGCCTTTTGGTGGAGATCCTGAACA GAACATCAAGGAAATAGCAAAGCTTAGAGGCAGCGAAGAACTATGGGAGGTGGCGAAACTGCACAACTGTGAATCTTCCTACCCATCG GACCTATTCGATGCCAAATCGTTGCGCTCAGTGGATCTCAGGGAGTGGTGTGCAGCCAATACGCGCAGGCCGGAGTTCTTCAAGTCGATACCTGACTCATTGTTTGATCTTGTAGACAAGTGCTTATCAGTCAACCCCAGGTGCAGGATCACATCAGAGGATGCTCTGATGCACGACTTCTTTGCTCCGTGCCATGATCTAATTCGGCAGCACAGGCTTGCTAGAAGGCCAGCCCCTTCTAATAATCTGCCATGTTTGCCTCAAGACAAATCGGTCAAGGCAAACGAGTCGAAGCGATCTTCTTCCACCGTGCCGACTACTGTTAACTCTGTAAGTTGA
- the LOC4349402 gene encoding peptide-methionine (S)-S-oxide reductase A4, chloroplastic: MPPLLASTSSTSPLLLASRLRGGGGCGCGGAPLLHRTRRGFLAPSTTTTQTTRTSFAAMSWLGKLGLGGLGGSPRASAASAALAQGPDEDRPAAGNEFAQFGAGCFWGVELAFQRVPGVTRTEVGYSQGNLHDPTYEDVCTGATYHNEVVRVHYDVSACKFDDLLDVFWARHDPTTPNRQGNDVGTQYRSGIYYYTPEQEKAARESLEKQQKLLNRTIVTEILPAKRFYRAEEYHQQYLAKGGRFGFRQSAEKGCNDPIRCYG; the protein is encoded by the exons atgcctcctctcctcgcctccacctcctccacgtcccctctcctcctcgcctctcgcctccgcggaggcggcggctgcggctgcggcggcgcccctctcctccaccggacgcgccgCGGCTTCCTCGCGccgagcaccaccaccacccagaCGACGAGGACGAGTTTCGCGGCGATGAGCTGGCTCGGGAAGCTGGGGCTGGGCGGGCTGGGGGGAAGCCcgcgggcgtcggcggcgtcggcggcgctggCGCAGGGCCCCGATGAGGACCGCCCGGCGGCCGGGAACGAGTTCGCGCAGTTCGGCGCCGGGTGCTTCTGGGGCGTGGAGCTCGCGTTCCAGCGCGTCCCCGGCGTGACTCGCACCGAGGTGGGATACAGCCAGGGGAACCTCCACGACCCGACCTACGAGGACGTCTGCACCGGCGCCACCTACCACAACGAGGTCGTCCGCGTCCACTACGACGTCTCCGCCTGCAAGTTCGACGACCTCCTCGACGTCTTCTGGGCGCGCCACGATCCCACCACGCCCAACCGCCAG GGTAATGATGTTGGGACCCAATACAGGTCAGGTATCTACTACTACACCCCTGAGCAGGAGAAGGCGGCAAGAGAATCTCTGGAGAAGCAGCAGAAGCTTCTGAATCGGACGATTGTCACTGAAATTCTTCCTGCAAAGAGGTTCTACAGGGCAGAGGAGTACCACCAGCAATACCTTGCGAAAGGCGGTCGCTTCGGGTTCAGGCAGTCTGCGGAGAAGGGTTGCAACGACCCCATCCGTTGCTACGGGTGA
- the LOC4349403 gene encoding nucleoside diphosphate kinase 1, with the protein MALEQTFIMIKPDGVQRGLIGEVIGRFEKKGFYLKAMKLINVEKSFAEKHYADLSSKPFFGGLVEYIVSGPVVAMVWEGKQVVSTGRKLVGATNPLAAEPGTIRGDFAVDIGRNVIHGSDSVENARKEIALWFPEGIAEWRSNQHPWIYEV; encoded by the exons ATGGCGTTGGAGCAGACCTTCATCATGATCAAGCCCGACGGCGTCCAGAGGGGCCTC ATTGGCGAGGTCATCGGCCGCTTCGAGAAGAAGGGATTCTACCTCAAAG CCATGAAGCTCATCAACGTGGAGAAGTCGTTCGCCGAGAAGCACTACGCCGATCTGTCCTCCAAGCCCTTCTTCGGAGGGCTCGTGGAGTACATCGTCTCCGGCCCCGTCGTCGCCATGGTCTGGGAGGGCAAGCAGGTCGTCTCCACCGGCCGCAAGCTCGTCGGGGCCACCAACCCCCTGGCCGCTGAGCCGGGCACCATCCGTGGCGACTTCGCTGTCGACATTGGCAG GAATGTCATCCACGGAAGCGACTCGGTCGAGAACGCCAGGAAGGAGATTGCTCTGTGGTTCCCTGAGGGCATCGCCGAGTGGAGGAGCAACCAGCACCCATGGATCTATGAGGTCtaa
- the LOC4349404 gene encoding PRA1 family protein D codes for MGAAGAGAGAIRRAACAAADRACAAARGARRALARFAPRPSAFGAAADAEAAAVRAVRNLRTFRFHYAALQWALLLASLAPRHRASMLFLMAASKGLLLYGGLLRVFPNSALLRRLLDRRLVALVFVALVLADLAAAGAIANLLAALAVGVPVIVLHASFRVRDDLEGPSLPSPAAENGEEETAAVVEKKEDGDVEAGPTRRSMAAAPRSPK; via the coding sequence AtgggcgcggccggcgcgggcgcgggcgcgatccggcgggcggcgtgcgcggcggcggacagggcgtgcgcggcggcgaggggggcgcGGCGGGCGCTGGCGCGGTTCGCGCCGCGGCCGTCGGCGTtcggcgccgcggccgacgcggaggccgcggcggtgcGCGCCGTGCGCAACCTCCGCACGTTCCGGTTCCACTACGCCGCGCTGCAGTGGGCGCTCCTCCTGGCGTCGCTCGCGCCGCGGCACAGGGCGTCCATGCTCTTCCTCATGGCGGCCTCCAAGGGCCTCCTCCTCTACGGGGGGCTCCTCCGGGTGTTCCCCAACTCGgcgctgctccgccgcctcctcgaccgccgcctcgtcgccctcGTCTTCGTCGCgctcgtcctcgccgacctcgccgccgccggcgccatcgccaacctcctcgccgcgctcgccgtcggcgtCCCGGTCATCGTGCTCCACGCCTCCTTCCGCGTCCGCGACGACCTGGAGGGGCCCTCGCTGCCGTCCCCGGCGGCGGAgaacggcgaggaggagacggcggccgtggtggagaagaaggaggaCGGCGACGTCGAGGCAGGGCCGACGCGGcggtccatggcggcggcgccaagaTCGCCGAAGTGA